The sequence AGGGCACCAAACAGGCTAGGACCGCCCCTGGATGTGAGGACCCAGAGTGGACTGGGGAAAGTTGGCTGAAGATCTGCAGAGAATCCAACAGGCTCCATTCTCTGGATCTGTGGAGGTGAGTTTCAAACATCTGGTTCTAGTCAACAACAAGGAGCTGATTAGATGTTTCTCCAGGTGTTGATGTGGTTTCAGAGATCCTCCTCTGATGTGGAAGCTCTTCCTCAGACGTCTGGTCCTGATGTTGTTTCTACTTGATGATGGTAAAAACATCTTCAGTTTTTATGGCAGCACCTTTTGCTCATTAGTGTTGGACTGTTGGGAGGATCCTGGCAGCGTCTCGCTGGTTCTGCGTCTTCAGAACAAGTCCAATCTCTGAGGAACGATGCAACACCTTCTCCATCACCTGCTCAGCTTTCTGCCTGGAAAACACTCAGCAGAAGCTGCGTTCAAGGGAAATGGGACATTCTGCTGTTTGTGGGTGTTTGAAACGCTTCATCAGAACAAAGTCTGTGTGTCTGTTCTGGTGAGACGATCCAAAATgggattaaatgtgtttggtgTTGGAATAAGGAgcagttctgctgtgttttccaCAGGCTGCATGAGTCACAGCAGCAAGATGAGCAACAATCAGTTCATTTCAAGCTGCTGGTGAATCTGACCTCAGATCTGTAGAGcatgtttattcacagcaggaCGCTGACATGAAGGTTTCCTCTCTTCAGCAGAACAAAGCCAGGTTCTGTGGAGAGCCACAGCTTCTGGGTTTTGATATTCAGTCACACTTTACTGCTGCTGTCTGcaaactgaagcaaagaaatgtTTCCACCAGCAAAAAGAGTTCAAGATCAACTGAATTAGaatgaaaagcagcaaaaatcagctttaaatccCTGCAGTTCTGgtccaaaaacaaatgcaaagtgttgagctgctcagagttttaaagagtttgggtcagaaaatatctgaaatacagaaaagtaaaaaaaaaaaaaacttaaaataaataataaataaataaagtaactcaGTGGGTGGAAACAATGTCTCACTTTAATACTAagtctttatttattgaaaacacGCTATCAAAAATATTAGATTTAGGTCATAATTGTATAAATCTGTAAAACATCATTCAATAAACTACAATAAATTCACATTATATCTCTTTATTACAGATTTTGCTGCTAAACACATCCTGTAAATTTTAAGtttcaaataaaactatattGTACAGCTGCATTGTCATTTTTACTGAAATACTAATTAGAGTTGtggtgattttgttgttttgaggTTATTTaccttaaatatgttttaaattaatgattacacataataaaacattcaaaacaaaaGCATTCTCAGATGAGAAATTTACAATATCAGATGATATCTGTTGTCTCATGTGTGTCTGGACTCAACAAAACGGGTCCAAACCAGAACCGGATCAAAGAACTGGTTCCACTTTTTAAACCTGGGGaatcatttgacattttattgctGAGTTCACAGTTTCTGCTGCTAAAAgcaacaaggaggaaaaacagcaaatattctggtgctgatcagctgatttagaaaacaatgttgagaaatgaacaaacccaacagaaccagaacatcaattctgaagaaaaacaagtgcTGACAATCTCTGACTATTAATTTCTGTGCAGTttagacataaaacaacaacgatcaagaaaataatctgctggagatttaaaaaccagaaTCAAACTCACTGAACCTTCAGTGGATTCTGTCTATTTGGGTTtacagaactcagcagaacctTCAACATGAACTCCAGCATGTAGCGGCTGAGTgaaggtggtctggactctgtggaggagagtcatggtttcagagacgctgtagaaggacagaatacctgctctgtgatccaggtacactcctactctggaggaaccaggacctGAGATGGAGGTCCAGATGCTGTTGTGACGAAATTCATAACCTCCTTGGTAACAATTTAATGCCCAAGATTTGTCATTACATCCAAATACACATTCATtccctcctcctgctctgctgatattcttgtatgcgactgctacataaactctctctctccactccacctcccagtaacaacgtccagtcagactctctctactcagAACCTGAAGATAATcagtgaatctgtctggatgactagAATAAGACTGAGGTTGATCCATcaatgtcaccttcctgttcccCTCTGATAGTAACAGATTCTTGTatgctgtgtttggatccagtgtgatttcacatgaatatctcaagaatccagctctgctctttggttctggttctgacagtgaaacatccacctcagtgagtctcagtgagatgtttgtccatgcgtctctcaggatgtcctgtagttgatctctgagctctgacacagctgctgtcacatcctcaaagtagctcagaggacggatcttgatgctggatgagtgtgtagactcactgagtgctgacagtgaggggtagttgtggagaaactggttgtgatcctctgtgtctgagagctgcttcagctcagcgtctttcctcttcagctcagtgatctcctgctccagcttctcctgaagctctttgactcgactcccttcagtttcctgctgggatctgatctgctgctccacatcagagcttcttttctggatgagacggatcagctgagtgaagatcttctcactgtcctccactgttttatcagcagagtgcttgatggcctccagctcctgttgaagcagcttcacatctttctctctgtcctggattctctgctggatgttttctcgtctcacctccagctctctctgcctctcagtcctttctgctgcagctgacactgtgtcgtggcctttatgttcatccattaaacagataagacagatacacttctgatcagtacgacagaacatcttcatcacctcatcatgacgagagcagatgttctcctggaggttcttggagggctccaccagcttgtgtttcttaaatgcagctgaatcataatgaggctgaaggtgtttctcacaGTAAGAGGCCAGACAGAATAAACAGGACTTGATGGCTtgcagttttcttccagagcagaaatcacaggccacatcttcaggtccagcatagcagagatcagcaggagcagcttggagtccagtcttcttcagctgctccactaaagctgctaacatggtgctTTTCTTCAGAACGGGCCTCGGTGTGAAGGTCTccctgcactgagggcagctgtggattcctttctgatcctcttcatcccagaagtttttaatacacttcatacagtagctgtgtccacagggaatagtcgccggatccttcagtagatccagacagatcgaACAGCACAAGGTTTCtcggtccagctggttctgctccatttctcctctcGGTCACAGTGACTATGTGAGTTTCATttcctgaaaacagcaacagctcTGAGCTCTGATCTACGAATCAcgtgtcagagcagagaggctgcagccaatcagctttcacctccagcagatgttgctccacccatagacataatataagagtagaccccgcattgactgtcgcagCCCAGGAATTACggcagccatcttggggcggtcgaacTTCTACCTTATCCTGCTGATTTAAGCTGGTCAGACGAaggatgcctcagcactgtgcggcgtttttctgtttgaatcgacggactattgacgtcagggctcgagagATAACTTTCCACAAGTAAGATGAACATATATCgtttatattttttgattagaatgtgatttatctctatttttgtcCACCAACAAAAATCAAGCTAGCTAACGTTTGGTGCTGGTGTCGTGCCAAACGTGTTACTCCCGACAAAATAGGCTAATTTAAATAATGTAAGACTTCATGTAATGACAAAAGATCTCAGATATTTCCCAGCATTGATTTAGATTAACTGATGCAGGAAGGCAattcaagaaataaaacaactatttttGTGGTAACATTTAATAGTAAATTACATACACATTGATGTTATAACTGCATTATTTACATGTAATTCACCCTATCAAAAGTATAACACCTCTGATATCTCATAGCCAGCTTGAAATACAGACAACAGAACATCAGATCAGAAGACTTTTCAAGCTTACTCACATCTTCAGCAGTTTTTGTTCAGCTCAACAGATATATATCAAAATCTCTTGCTGAAGTAACGTAGTAAGACATTTCTAACTTTGAAAATAGTAAAataggaagaaaataaaaaagaggagTGTCTACATAAAACACTGTACAAAAGATGTCAATGTTATTTTCTTCAATTTACAAATCGTTTGTTCTGTTATGAAGGTTTCCCAAAGACAAAGATATGAGAAAGAAGTGGGAAGTTTCTACAAGGAGAGAGGGATTCACTGCAAGTAATACTTCCGTGCTTTGCAGTGAGCATTTTAAAGAAGAAGATTTTGACAGGACAGGTCAGATTGTCCGACTAAAAGATAGTGTTGTTCCATCAGAATTCAACTTCCCTGCTCACCTCCAAAAAGTAGGTGTATCCCCATAAGTCTATTGCTTTccataaatatacatattttattatcatttacAAGACAGACTGTGGTATTTATCCCTatatttgtttacatatacaagtACCTATAAACTGTAAAGTTAATCTTCATAATGCTTCTTCATTTTAGCCGGTAAAGGTCAGGACAACACTAACTTCCAGAAGAACTGAAGCTAGCCATTCTATGGTCTCTCAAGATGACCAAGAAACATTTACTCCACAGCCTCAACCTAATGATGTGAGTATTTCTATTGTAAACATTATGTAATGATGCTCATGGTCTTATTAAAATCTCACTTGTTTGTTTCTGCTCATATTAAACACACTGACAAATAAAAGCGTACACACAAACGAAGACACAAGCAGCCACAGTGGTGctactttatgaaataatgtgAGTTACACTGTAGTTATGCCAAAGTCATGCGTAAGAAGTTTATCCCTTTGTCTAATAGGATCATTGCTATGCCTTGCCGGCTTCTCGTACCGCGCTCACAGCCAAACTGAAGGAAGCCTTGGCAAGAGTGGAATGTCTGGAgcgggaaaagaaaaacagcatgaCCAGAGAAAAGAGGGCAAAGACCACAATTAGGTGTCTTTTGGGGGATTTGAAGGAAAAGAACCTCATTAACGAAGAGCTCAAAGAGAGGCTTGAATTCTACTCAGGTAAGAAGTAAACACACATCTTACtccttttttatctttcttaGCTATATAAAGGAGAGTCTGTtaatttttgcccttaaaatttTAGATCTTCAGATTGACTTTATGAAAAATAAGGTCCATGAGTACACAAAGGAGCACAGAGAGTTTGCCCTCACACTCCATCTGCATGGCCCAAAGGCATATAAATACCTAAGGGAGATTCAAAAATTTCCCCTTCCACATCCGCATACATTACAAAGGTAGCTCGATGTTGTCCGGTtgatatttttctatattttaacttttttatttacttatacaATGCGTTACATTGCTACTTCTACACTTTTTACAGGTGGCTGTGTTCAGTGGATGACAAGCCTGGGTTGAACAAAATGATGCTGGATATGCTGGAGAAAAGATGCCAGGGAGACCAGGCTAAATATGGATTTGTTGCACTGATGTTGGATGCCATGGCAATCAAGAAACACGTGCAATATAATCCCCATACCCAGTCAATGTCTGGTTTTGTCAACCCGGGGGATGGAAGCAACGAGACTGATGTTGCTGCTGAGGCTCTTGTGTTCTTGGTGGTTGGCTTGCAAGGACATTGGAAGGCTCCAATTTCATACTACCTGACCAACTCCCTGTCACCAACAAAATTACAGACAAGCATGTGTACTTTGAGAACCACAAAATGAGGGTGTCCCTGGCTGCACAAACACTGAGTCGCTCTGTGTCGGTGGCCCTCCGCACTATGACGGATCTTGAGTACACACAGTTTAAAAATTGTGAGGCAACAGCAGAATTTATTGAGGTAATGTAATTATTACAGaaccaattaaatttttttttaaactaattcATTAACATTAGAATTGATCATTAGGGACAGGTATTTAATCTGAATGTCTATGAATTCATCATTCAATTATTGTTGTAGGCTGTGATATTGTATATTCTTTATAAATTCAAAAGTTTGTagtaacattatatatatatttatagataATTGACAGGCTGTTTGACACAATGAATGGACGCAATCCTCGTGCTAAAGGATTCAAAGCTCCATTGGGTGCTTGGAATTGGATGCAGAGGAAAGCATTTCTGTCGAGAAGCAGGGAGTACTTGCTCACTTTAGTGACAAAAGGCGGAACACCCCTTCACCAATCAAAGAGGTCTATTAAAATAATGCATGAGTAGTTCTTGAATTCAGTTTGGCGATGCTCAGTTCCTTTATCCATCGAGTTTCTAAGATGGCCTGTTCACTGCATGAAGTTCATATGATGTGAATGTTTGTATTCAGTCAAACACActgttcagttttgtttgtcaTAATTGTCTTGTCTTTAGCGTCGTGTTTCAGGTCCCAGGTTTTTCTAAAAGGTATGTATTACACAACAGAAAGTTTTTCACAGGTGTCAGAAAGATGGTATgtacagtttatttatatgattgtgtttaaatgtgGTCCTGTAAATAGTATTTGGTGGTGATGAGTGGGGCCGTTGGCACAGAACGGCAGCCATGCTTCTGTCAGACTGACCACCTTGCAGTATGGAGAGGGTAAAACTAACGTAATTGTAAAGTGTATTAATTAGAGTGTTgagaaaaatgtattatactttaTATGATATTCAGTtcaatcaaatgttttatttttgcaatattgtAAGTTCTTCTGTTTCTATTGTCCTGTATTCAGTGTATTTCAGGTGCCAAGTTCTTCTGAAAGGTATGTATAGTATTACACAATATAAACTACAGGTAAGTTTCAAACTGTTATGTATTACATCAGTTGTTGTTCCAGTTCTTCCAGTTCCactcttgcattttttttatttattcaagggTTGGGGTGTCCTATGTTGCCAtgatcagagtaaaaaaaaagttttgccttTCTCAGGTATTTGTCTGTCATTGGCTTTGTCATCAACATCGACACATTGATGCTAATGGTTcctgaactgctccaaattcaGCAGTACGTCCTCACATACCGGTTCAGCCAAGATCATTTGGAGCTCCTATTTAATTCAGTCAGAGCATCAGGTAAGGTTGATGTTAACTGAATAGaataaatattcttaaaatgggCTAAACGTACAgtgaatgatttttttctggaaatgcaTGTAAGAAACCTAGAATTGGTATTAGGTGACCATGTCACAATGATTAATATCTGGGACAACAGTAAATTAGAAGATTTCTGTGAAACTCAAAGCAGAAAGAAGAACGTGCACTATGCCTTTAATGGATATCTTTGTGTCTATGTCTGATGAATTGTGCATGTATTGTGTGTCTGTTTTCCATACAAGGTGGCTGGAATAACAATCCCTCTGCAAGCCAGTTCCAGTCCATCTTCCGCCGTCTGATGGTTCGGTGCGGTGTCTCACCTAGTGACACAGGAAATGTGGCACCCCAAGATAACACTGTGTCCCTGTCTGCTGTGGAGATGTCCTCTGCTGAAACTGCTGAGGATCACCCGTCTCCATTTGTCAACATTTTGGCTGTTGTGTGTGACCACAGCTATCTTCCAACTAAGTTTGGTGGTCTAGTGGAAAATGCTCTGGTCTACAGAGCAGGATTTGTAGTCCGCCAGATTCTGCGACAACTAGGCTGTGATGTGTGTCGGGCAAGTTTGATCAGAGAAGCTGTACCCTCTTCAGTTGATGAGAGCTACCACCTGCTTACTCTGAAAAACAATGGTGGCCTAGTGATTCCCTCACAAGGAACAGTGAAAGTGCTGAGGGCTGCAGAGAGGGTGATTCGCAGAGCTTCAACAAAGCAACCCCCAAAGGTGTCGACTGTCACCCACATTGTCCGTGAAGAGATTGGGACAGAGGATGTGTTCTTGCTTGGGCAACACATTGAGGACACGCAATTTGGCATTGACAACCATCATTCCAACTTGTTGTCATTGGTTGTGTCTGTATTTATGAAGATAAGGCTGCACCACATTGCCAAAGTCACCACTCATGAACTCCAGAAGGGGAACACAAGAAAAAAGCTCAGCAAAACAGTCCTTTTTCAGGGCTTTTAGCTAATATTAcagatatacatacatatatgtatgcACATAcgggggctgcacagtggcgcagtgggtagcgctgttgccttgcagcaagaaggtcctgggttcaagtacacccctgggtctttctgcatggagtttgcatgttctccctgtgcatgcgtgggttctctccaggtactccggcttcctcccacagcccaaaaacatgactgttaggttaattggtctctctaaattgtccttaggtgtgagtgtgtgtgtgaatggttgtttgtcctgtttgtctctctgtgttgccctgcgacatactggcgacctgtccagggtgaaccccgcctctcgcccagtgaccgctggagatagacaccagcaacccccgcgaccccatgagggattaagcggttaggaaaatggatggatggatacatatatatatgtatatatatatatatatatatatatatatatatatatatatatatatatatatatatatatatatatatatatatatatatatatatatatatatatatatatacacacatatatgtaatattatatatatgtctgtgtgttttgtgtaCTACTGTGTTttgtatatagtaataaaaaaatgattaaacTATGAGTGGCTGTTATTTGCAACATACATAAATCCTGTCAGAATATTACATTACTTTTAACCATACTAAGAATgtttaaatgcactgaaccatttggtataatagctatagttttaaagttttcagaaaaaacaatgtgaaaattagtCCAATATTCACCGAGTTATAGTTGACTAAAATTGATTCTGTGCCAggttaacacattacactgagcagaGCAGTCGACCGCCTCAAGATGGCGCCCATAAATCTAGTCAGCGCCCATAGgtgagagcggtcgatgcggggtctactctttatatatgtttatggctccaccagcttcaaggtgtgtctgagagcaggaaGAACAGGGAGGGTTATCAGGCTTTACAGCCTGCAGAATAAGGAGCAGAGGTCGcctttataaagcttgcgtacGCACAAAATGGGCCTGAAACCTGTGAATCCCCCTTTCCATGCAAAATTCAGATCTataaccaaaaaaaatctttacaggaaaatgtgtggtcctcACGGCAGCTCTGACCCAGGTTTATAGATTGGATTGAAATGTGCTCATCATAAGTCAGAGGTATATTTACTGTTTCTGGTTATATCTGCACAATTTATTAATTACAGACTTAAATGTTATTCTTTATATATACAATGTTTCTTACCAGCAGTTTGGTTTAAGTATAGTCACGTTTATTTGGTTCAGTATATGTAGTGCCCGTATAtgaccagcagggggagccTAGCGCCATTATGCCTTAGTAAAGAGCAGCAGAACTTCCTCCTCATTTATTCAATTATTTCCCTTTTCAGGGCTTTTACATTTGGAGGCACCGCTGTGATGGTGACTGGGAGGCTGGGACCCTACATCAGAGGAGAACACCCCACATCAAATGCTGATTTAAACCAGCAATACGCTGAAAatctggtccatgcatttgttacttcaagactGTActtttgtaattctttactatcaggaagtccacacaatgcagttcaaagccttcagctgatccaaaatgctgcagcaagagttctgattaaaatcaacaagagggatcatatttctcctattttagcttcctttaattggctttctgttaaatcaagaatataatttaaaaaatttcttctaatgtataaagcccttaatattcaagctccatcatataataataataaataattgaactttattgatctcacaatggagaaattcacttctgcatcttaacccatcccctt comes from Fundulus heteroclitus isolate FHET01 unplaced genomic scaffold, MU-UCD_Fhet_4.1 scaffold_85, whole genome shotgun sequence and encodes:
- the LOC118562273 gene encoding THAP domain-containing protein 6-like gives rise to the protein MPQHCAAFFCLNRRTIDVRAREITFHKFPKDKDMRKKWEVSTRREGFTASNTSVLCSEHFKEEDFDRTGQIVRLKDSVVPSEFNFPAHLQKPVKVRTTLTSRRTEASHSMVSQDDQETFTPQPQPNDDHCYALPASRTALTAKLKEALARVECLEREKKNSMTREKRAKTTIRCLLGDLKEKNLINEELKERLEFYSDLQIDFMKNKVHEYTKEHREFALTLHLHGPKAYKYLREIQKFPLPHPHTLQRWLCSVDDKPGLNKMMLDMLEKRCQGDQAKYGFVALMLDAMAIKKHVQYNPHTQSMSGFVNPGDGSNETDVAAEALVFLVVGLQGHWKAPISYYLTNSLSPTKLQTSMCTLRTTK
- the LOC118562271 gene encoding uncharacterized protein LOC118562271 — its product is MLMVPELLQIQQYVLTYRFSQDHLELLFNSVRASGGWNNNPSASQFQSIFRRLMVRCGVSPSDTGNVAPQDNTVSLSAVEMSSAETAEDHPSPFVNILAVVCDHSYLPTKFGGLVENALVYRAGFVVRQILRQLGCDVCRASLIREAVPSSVDESYHLLTLKNNGGLVIPSQGTVKVLRAAERVIRRASTKQPPKVSTVTHIVREEIGTEDVFLLGQHIEDTQFGIDNHHSNLLSLVVSVFMKIRLHHIAKVTTHELQKGNTRKKLSKTVLFQGF